In Saccharicrinis fermentans DSM 9555 = JCM 21142, a genomic segment contains:
- a CDS encoding ABC-F family ATP-binding cassette domain-containing protein, which yields MISIDGLTVEFGATTLFKNISFVINEKDRIALMGKNGGGKSTLLKILAGVREANKGRVSVPKDKVVAYLPQHLMTEDTRSVFEEASQAFSEIMTMEKQIAELNQQLEVRTDYESDSYYALIEEVSTLSDKFYSIEETNFDAEVEKVLLGLGFEREDFNRPTSEFSGGWRMRIELAKILLRKPHLILLDEPTNHLDIDSIGWLEDFLIHCGKAVVIISHDRAFVDNITTRTIEVTMGRIYDYKVNYSKYLVLRQERRVHQLKAFEEQQKMIADNEAFIERFKGTYSKTLQVQSRVKMLEKLERVEVDEEDHSSLRLKFPPAPRSGNYPLIANEVSKCYGDYLVFANASFTVERGEKIAFVGRNGEGKSTLIKAIMKQIDYDGELNLGHNTQIGYFAQNQASLLDENLTVFQTIDDVARGDIRNKIKDLLGAFMFGGEQSTKKVKVLSGGERTRLAMIKLLLEPVNLLILDEPTNHLDMKTKDVLKDALKAFDGTLILVSHDRDFLDGLVDKVYEFGNKRVKAHLGDIKSFLSTKKMAHLTELERK from the coding sequence ATGATCTCAATTGATGGCTTAACGGTGGAGTTTGGTGCTACTACCCTTTTTAAGAATATTTCCTTTGTTATTAACGAGAAAGATAGGATAGCCCTAATGGGAAAGAATGGGGGCGGTAAATCGACTTTGTTGAAGATTCTTGCTGGCGTGCGCGAAGCCAATAAAGGACGTGTTTCTGTGCCTAAGGACAAGGTGGTGGCTTATCTTCCTCAGCATTTAATGACGGAAGATACACGTAGTGTTTTTGAGGAGGCATCGCAAGCTTTCTCGGAGATCATGACAATGGAAAAACAGATAGCTGAACTAAATCAACAGTTGGAGGTGCGTACTGACTATGAGTCAGATAGTTATTATGCATTGATAGAGGAGGTGTCGACCTTGAGTGATAAGTTTTATTCTATTGAGGAAACCAATTTTGATGCGGAAGTAGAGAAGGTTTTGTTAGGCTTGGGTTTTGAACGTGAGGATTTTAATCGGCCTACCAGCGAATTTAGTGGAGGATGGAGAATGCGTATTGAGCTGGCTAAAATATTACTAAGAAAACCACATCTGATATTGTTGGATGAGCCAACCAATCACCTTGATATTGATTCTATTGGATGGTTGGAGGATTTTCTGATTCACTGCGGAAAAGCCGTGGTGATAATTTCGCATGATAGAGCCTTTGTTGATAATATAACTACGCGTACCATTGAAGTTACCATGGGGCGGATATATGATTATAAAGTCAACTATTCAAAATATCTGGTATTAAGACAGGAGCGGAGGGTACATCAGTTGAAGGCATTTGAGGAACAGCAAAAAATGATAGCCGATAATGAGGCTTTTATTGAGCGTTTTAAAGGTACCTATTCTAAAACTTTGCAAGTTCAAAGTAGGGTTAAAATGTTGGAGAAGTTGGAAAGGGTGGAAGTAGATGAGGAGGATCATTCTTCATTACGTTTGAAATTTCCTCCAGCCCCTAGGTCGGGTAATTATCCCTTGATTGCCAATGAAGTTAGTAAGTGTTATGGTGATTATTTGGTGTTTGCCAATGCTTCATTTACCGTGGAAAGGGGTGAGAAAATAGCCTTCGTTGGACGAAACGGAGAGGGTAAGTCTACCTTGATTAAAGCCATTATGAAGCAAATTGATTATGATGGGGAGCTTAACTTAGGGCATAATACTCAGATTGGTTATTTTGCCCAAAATCAGGCATCATTGTTGGATGAGAATCTAACTGTGTTTCAAACTATAGATGATGTAGCCCGGGGAGATATTCGTAATAAAATCAAAGATTTGTTAGGCGCTTTTATGTTTGGTGGGGAGCAGTCTACAAAAAAAGTGAAGGTGTTGTCTGGTGGTGAACGGACAAGGTTGGCGATGATTAAACTGCTGCTGGAGCCTGTCAACTTGCTTATATTAGATGAGCCTACCAATCATTTGGATATGAAAACAAAAGATGTGCTGAAGGATGCATTGAAAGCCTTTGATGGTACTTTAATATTGGTCTCCCACGATCGTGATTTTCTGGATGGACTAGTGGATAAGGTGTATGAGTTTGGAAATAAGCGTGTAAAGGCACATTTGGGAGATATCAAGAGTTTTTTAAGTACGAAAAAAATGGCGCATCTCACAGAGTTGGAAAGAAAATAA
- the truA gene encoding tRNA pseudouridine(38-40) synthase TruA, giving the protein MARFFMELAYRGKNYHGWQIQPNAITVQEVLNTCVGKMLGQEINIVGCGRTDTGVHASYFVAHFESEKLPLGTEQFCYKLNRFLPRDIAVYSMTQVDEQTHSRFSAINRSYEYHLVTQKNPFLQESAYYLDKGIDFSKMNEAAQVLLDYTDFTSFSKLHTDVKTNNCKITKAIWEQKSDRWVFAISADRFLRNMVRAIVGTLLEVGQEKISLQRFCEIIEAKDRGLAGTSAPAHGLYLVGVDYPEALFIPKHQRVCCL; this is encoded by the coding sequence ATGGCAAGATTTTTTATGGAGCTGGCTTATAGGGGTAAAAACTATCATGGCTGGCAGATACAGCCCAATGCCATTACGGTGCAAGAGGTATTGAATACCTGTGTAGGTAAAATGCTTGGCCAGGAAATAAATATAGTGGGGTGTGGTCGCACTGATACAGGCGTGCACGCATCTTATTTTGTGGCTCATTTTGAGAGCGAAAAGTTGCCCTTAGGTACGGAACAGTTTTGTTATAAGCTCAATCGTTTTTTGCCTAGGGATATTGCGGTTTATTCCATGACGCAGGTGGATGAGCAAACGCATAGTCGTTTCTCAGCCATAAACCGTAGCTATGAATATCACTTGGTGACACAAAAGAATCCTTTTTTACAGGAGTCTGCTTACTATTTGGACAAAGGAATTGATTTTTCGAAAATGAATGAGGCAGCTCAGGTCCTGTTGGATTATACTGACTTTACAAGCTTTAGTAAGTTGCATACCGATGTAAAAACCAATAACTGTAAAATTACAAAAGCTATTTGGGAGCAGAAGAGTGATCGATGGGTGTTTGCGATTAGTGCTGACCGTTTTTTACGGAATATGGTGCGTGCTATTGTAGGAACTTTGTTAGAGGTTGGGCAGGAAAAGATTAGTCTGCAAAGGTTTTGTGAGATCATTGAAGCAAAGGATAGAGGACTGGCAGGAACATCGGCGCCAGCCCATGGACTTTATTTGGTTGGGGTGGATTACCCCGAAGCATTGTTTATTCCCAAACATCAACGTGTTTGTTGTTTATAA
- the rimO gene encoding 30S ribosomal protein S12 methylthiotransferase RimO, which translates to MKKIDVVTLGCSKNLVDSESLIKQFEAGGFSVAHDSPSPKGDIAIINTCGFIGDAKEESIETILNFVEAKKRGKVKKLFVMGCLSERYSQQLKEELPEVDAIYGKFDWKQIVEDLGQTYRADLINERSLTTPGHYAYFKISEGCNRSCSYCAIPLITGKHRSKPMEQLIQEAEGLAAQGVKELQVIAQDLSFYGLDIYKQMRLAELVHQVADVDGIDWVRLHYAYPAGFPYNLLKVMNEHPNVCNYLDIALQHVSDHMLQIMRRNVSKAETYKLIERMRKDVPGIHLRTTMITGHPGETEQDFKEMLAFVKEMRFERLGVFPYSHEEDTHAYRNYKDDVPQELKQERADAIMEAQEQISREINEAKVGNTMKVIIDRKEDDYYVGRTEFDSPEVDPEVLIPIEGNKAEVGTFYKVKITGAESYDLFGELSKD; encoded by the coding sequence ATGAAAAAGATTGATGTTGTTACCTTGGGATGCTCGAAGAATTTAGTGGATTCAGAATCCTTAATTAAACAGTTTGAAGCAGGAGGATTCTCTGTTGCACATGATTCGCCGTCACCAAAGGGGGATATTGCTATCATTAATACCTGCGGTTTTATTGGAGATGCCAAAGAGGAGTCCATTGAGACAATCTTGAATTTTGTGGAAGCCAAAAAAAGAGGAAAGGTTAAAAAGCTCTTTGTGATGGGCTGTCTCTCGGAACGATACTCTCAACAACTTAAGGAAGAACTACCTGAAGTTGATGCTATTTATGGTAAGTTCGATTGGAAGCAGATTGTGGAAGACTTGGGACAAACCTATCGGGCTGATCTGATCAATGAGCGCAGTCTGACCACACCGGGACATTATGCTTATTTTAAAATATCAGAAGGGTGTAATCGTTCTTGTTCTTATTGTGCTATTCCGCTGATCACTGGTAAGCATCGTTCTAAACCCATGGAGCAATTGATACAAGAGGCCGAAGGATTGGCTGCACAGGGTGTTAAAGAGTTACAGGTCATTGCGCAGGATTTGTCGTTTTATGGTCTGGATATTTATAAGCAAATGCGTTTGGCTGAATTGGTGCATCAGGTGGCTGATGTGGACGGGATTGATTGGGTAAGGCTTCATTATGCTTATCCAGCTGGCTTTCCTTATAATTTGCTAAAGGTGATGAACGAGCATCCTAATGTGTGTAATTATTTAGATATAGCCTTGCAGCATGTGAGTGATCATATGTTGCAGATTATGCGCCGTAATGTGTCTAAAGCAGAAACCTATAAGTTGATAGAGCGTATGCGAAAAGATGTTCCGGGGATTCATTTAAGAACAACGATGATCACAGGACATCCTGGTGAAACAGAACAGGATTTCAAGGAGATGTTGGCATTCGTGAAGGAGATGCGCTTTGAACGTCTGGGGGTATTTCCTTATTCTCATGAGGAGGATACGCATGCTTATCGTAACTATAAGGATGATGTCCCACAGGAATTGAAGCAGGAAAGAGCTGATGCCATCATGGAAGCTCAGGAACAAATTAGCCGTGAAATCAATGAGGCTAAAGTAGGTAATACAATGAAGGTGATTATCGATCGCAAGGAGGATGATTATTATGTGGGAAGAACTGAGTTTGACTCGCCGGAGGTTGATCCGGAAGTATTAATTCCCATTGAAGGGAACAAGGCTGAAGTGGGAACGTTTTATAAGGTCAAGATTACCGGTGCAGAATCCTATGACCTTTTTGGTGAATTATCCAAGGATTAA
- the ftsY gene encoding signal recognition particle-docking protein FtsY, producing MGLFGSFTKEKKESLDKGLAKTKESVFKKLTRAVAGRSKVDDVVLDELEEVLISSDVGVDTTLKIIERIEERVAKDKFLSTSELNKILKEEIVELLSENQVDGEGDFELPKSEFPYVIMVVGVNGVGKTTTIGKLAHKFKSAGKKVVLGAADTFRAAAIEQLQVWADRVDVPLIRQNMGSDPASVAFDTLASAKKQGADVVIIDTAGRLHNKVNLMNELTKVKKVMQKVVPDTPNEIILVLDGSTGQNAFEQAKEFTKATEVNALVITKLDGTAKGGVVIGVSDQFHIPVKYIGIGEGIDDLQVFNRTEFVDSLFN from the coding sequence ATGGGATTATTCGGAAGTTTTACAAAAGAGAAAAAAGAAAGTCTCGATAAAGGTTTAGCTAAAACCAAAGAGAGTGTATTTAAGAAACTTACGCGTGCCGTTGCGGGGCGCTCAAAAGTGGACGATGTTGTTTTGGACGAGCTGGAGGAGGTTCTGATATCTTCGGATGTGGGTGTGGATACCACATTGAAGATTATTGAACGTATTGAAGAACGGGTGGCCAAAGACAAGTTTTTGAGTACTTCCGAATTAAATAAAATTCTTAAGGAGGAGATTGTAGAGCTATTATCTGAAAATCAGGTGGATGGCGAAGGTGATTTTGAACTTCCCAAAAGCGAATTTCCTTATGTGATAATGGTTGTTGGAGTGAATGGTGTGGGTAAAACAACTACCATCGGTAAATTAGCGCATAAGTTTAAGTCGGCTGGTAAAAAGGTGGTGTTGGGAGCTGCCGATACTTTTAGAGCCGCAGCTATTGAGCAACTTCAGGTGTGGGCCGATAGAGTTGATGTTCCGCTAATTCGTCAAAACATGGGATCTGATCCTGCATCAGTGGCTTTTGATACTTTGGCGTCGGCAAAAAAACAAGGGGCTGACGTGGTGATTATTGATACGGCAGGACGACTTCATAATAAGGTGAACCTGATGAATGAACTCACAAAGGTGAAAAAGGTAATGCAAAAGGTAGTGCCTGATACTCCCAATGAAATTATCTTGGTGTTGGACGGGTCTACTGGTCAAAATGCTTTTGAACAAGCCAAAGAATTTACCAAGGCTACAGAAGTGAATGCCTTGGTTATTACTAAACTGGATGGAACAGCCAAGGGAGGCGTGGTAATTGGTGTGTCTGATCAATTTCATATCCCGGTTAAGTATATTGGGATTGGAGAGGGCATTGATGATTTACAAGTGTTTAATCGCACAGAGTTTGTGGATTCTCTATTTAATTAG
- a CDS encoding DUF4295 domain-containing protein: protein MAKKAVATLQKGGGKGHTKVIKMVKSPKTGAYSFREEIVTNEEVKDFFKK, encoded by the coding sequence ATGGCTAAGAAAGCAGTAGCAACATTACAAAAAGGAGGCGGTAAAGGTCACACTAAAGTGATTAAAATGGTTAAGTCGCCTAAAACCGGTGCTTACTCTTTTAGAGAAGAGATAGTAACCAATGAAGAAGTAAAAGATTTTTTCAAAAAATAA